A window of candidate division WOR-3 bacterium contains these coding sequences:
- a CDS encoding AAA family ATPase, translating into MGIVCPKCNSSNRDIAKYCKFCGSKLVLPSFQLEDLVGLDDIKQRIQSIINIAQGMEKRRKIGQPVSKQNLHTVIIGNTGTGKSRIGEILCGVFYKYGITSKEDALTVDAVDWAKFTKDFEQNFQKAKGGILFIDNVQKLVPAGYSGEINPLDKLFSEMEKSKYDPIIILAGLPKGLKEYLEENPSIKGRFKYIFEIPDFNADQLFQIAENELKKQGFTLNEDANQRLKKLFKHLVKTKDDSFSNAREAIKQVEEIISNYYLRISAGANDDCIIIPEDIKGEFPEEKTVEEIFEELNELIGMENVKTEVRNLINTIRIQKERAEQLGETYKLGIHIVMTGNPGTGKTTVARKLGEIFQAIGLLDRGHLVEVDRSKMVAQYVGQTAPQVNKLCDSAMGGILFIDEAYTLAPENVVDSFGKEAIDTLLKRMEDDRGKFIVIVAGYPKEMQNFINANPGLPSRFNTYFHFEDYQPDELLGIFKKMAEKNKYEIEDKAEEKLKGIFTSMYERRDKTFANGREVRKLFEECIKMQANRLSALKDYDKKELSIIRVEDIPPKYEIEKVVSIEDALKKLEGLIGLQAVKREVKKLIDYLQVERARASAGIKETMLNLHFVFRGNPGTGKTTVARILADVFKAMGLLSKGHLVEVDRSGLVAEYVGQTAPKTNRVIDNAMGGILFIDEAYTLAPQKGGVGHDFGKEAIDTLLKRMEDDRGKFIVIVAGYPEPMEDFINANPGLQSRFTKYIDFEDYKPEELKAIFISMVEKKGMKLGEGVEEYLERLFTDIYNKRDRNFANARTVRNIFEMVLQNQSARVAELMQKAPVEPEVLNTITVEDLKMG; encoded by the coding sequence ATGGGAATAGTCTGCCCGAAATGTAATTCATCAAATCGTGACATCGCCAAATATTGTAAATTCTGCGGTTCAAAATTAGTTCTGCCTTCATTTCAATTAGAAGACCTTGTTGGTCTTGATGATATAAAACAACGAATTCAAAGTATTATCAATATTGCTCAAGGAATGGAAAAGCGGCGTAAAATAGGGCAACCTGTCTCAAAACAAAATCTCCATACAGTCATTATCGGCAATACGGGCACCGGAAAAAGTAGAATTGGGGAAATATTATGTGGGGTCTTTTATAAATATGGAATAACCTCTAAGGAAGATGCCTTAACAGTAGATGCGGTTGACTGGGCAAAATTTACCAAGGACTTTGAACAGAATTTCCAGAAGGCAAAAGGCGGTATCCTCTTTATTGATAATGTTCAAAAATTGGTGCCTGCTGGTTATTCAGGTGAGATAAACCCACTTGATAAACTTTTCAGTGAGATGGAGAAATCAAAGTATGACCCAATTATCATCCTTGCCGGATTACCTAAAGGCTTAAAGGAATATCTTGAGGAAAATCCCAGTATCAAAGGTAGATTCAAATACATCTTTGAAATTCCTGATTTCAATGCCGACCAATTATTCCAGATTGCGGAAAACGAATTAAAGAAGCAAGGCTTTACCCTTAATGAAGATGCAAATCAAAGATTAAAAAAATTATTTAAACATCTTGTTAAAACCAAAGATGATTCATTTAGTAATGCCCGTGAAGCGATAAAACAGGTTGAGGAGATTATTAGTAATTATTATCTCCGTATCTCAGCGGGTGCCAATGATGACTGTATTATAATTCCTGAGGATATTAAGGGTGAATTTCCTGAAGAAAAGACTGTGGAAGAAATTTTTGAGGAACTCAATGAACTTATTGGTATGGAAAATGTTAAGACCGAGGTGCGGAATCTAATAAATACAATAAGAATTCAGAAAGAAAGGGCTGAACAATTAGGGGAGACATATAAGCTTGGTATTCATATCGTAATGACTGGAAATCCAGGAACGGGTAAGACGACCGTTGCCAGGAAACTCGGTGAAATATTTCAAGCAATTGGATTGCTTGATAGAGGTCATTTGGTTGAGGTTGACCGTAGCAAGATGGTTGCTCAGTATGTAGGACAGACTGCACCACAGGTAAATAAACTTTGTGATAGTGCGATGGGTGGAATTCTTTTCATTGATGAGGCATATACTCTTGCTCCAGAGAATGTCGTTGATTCCTTTGGTAAAGAGGCGATAGATACATTGTTAAAGAGAATGGAGGACGACCGGGGTAAGTTTATTGTGATTGTGGCAGGTTATCCCAAAGAGATGCAGAACTTTATCAATGCCAATCCCGGTTTACCATCCCGCTTCAATACCTATTTCCATTTTGAGGATTATCAGCCCGATGAGTTACTGGGGATTTTCAAGAAGATGGCTGAAAAAAACAAATACGAGATTGAAGATAAAGCAGAAGAAAAATTAAAAGGGATATTTACTTCAATGTATGAAAGGCGGGATAAAACCTTCGCAAATGGTAGAGAGGTGAGAAAGCTCTTTGAGGAATGTATTAAGATGCAGGCCAATAGGCTATCTGCCCTAAAGGATTATGACAAGAAAGAGTTATCAATCATCAGGGTTGAGGATATTCCGCCAAAGTATGAGATAGAAAAGGTTGTCAGTATAGAAGATGCATTGAAGAAATTGGAAGGTCTCATTGGGCTTCAGGCAGTAAAGAGGGAAGTTAAAAAACTCATTGATTACCTTCAGGTTGAAAGGGCGCGTGCTTCAGCAGGTATAAAAGAGACGATGCTAAATTTGCACTTTGTCTTCCGCGGGAATCCTGGTACAGGCAAGACCACCGTTGCCCGCATCCTTGCTGATGTCTTTAAAGCGATGGGATTGTTGAGTAAGGGGCATCTCGTAGAGGTTGATAGGTCTGGGCTTGTTGCTGAATATGTTGGTCAGACTGCACCCAAGACAAATAGGGTTATTGACAATGCAATGGGTGGTATTTTATTTATAGATGAAGCATACACACTTGCGCCACAGAAAGGAGGGGTGGGGCATGACTTTGGCAAAGAGGCGATTGATACTTTGCTCAAGAGAATGGAAGACGATAGAGGGAAGTTTATTGTGATTGTGGCAGGTTATCCTGAGCCAATGGAAGATTTTATAAATGCCAATCCTGGTCTTCAATCAAGATTTACAAAGTATATTGATTTTGAAGACTACAAGCCAGAAGAGTTAAAGGCAATATTTATTTCAATGGTAGAGAAAAAAGGAATGAAACTTGGAGAAGGTGTAGAAGAATATCTGGAGAGACTATTTACGGATATTTACAACAAAAGGGATAGAAATTTTGCTAATGCCAGGACGGTCAGAAACATCTTTGAGATGGTCTTACAGAATCAATCCGCCAGGGTTGCTGAACTTATGCAAAAGGCTCCTGTAGAACCAGAGGTTTTGAATACAATCACAGTTGAAGACCTTAAAATGGGTTAA
- a CDS encoding ankyrin repeat domain-containing protein, whose translation MDLNGVLIQAAKDGNMFVLKAAIEKGADINAKDKYGWTALMWASINGHTETVEYLKEKGADTREIIKVLISKLKIKILAAKKPTQPQYPNKDLSRELDDETPLVVYAPKEIHYFPFGVIPKGAPVNIFAVLSTVANGLFKLTGKTHGKDPVIGGVQILGELGIKSKEVVKILKIALEDNNEGVKQSADEALKKLGIK comes from the coding sequence ATGGACTTAAACGGAGTTTTAATTCAAGCAGCAAAAGATGGTAATATGTTTGTCTTAAAAGCTGCGATTGAGAAAGGTGCTGATATTAATGCTAAAGATAAGTATGGCTGGACTGCTTTGATGTGGGCGTCAATTAATGGACATACCGAGACTGTAGAATATCTTAAAGAAAAAGGCGCTGATACAAGAGAAATTATTAAGGTGTTGATATCAAAGCTAAAGATAAAAATATTAGCAGCGAAAAAACCGACGCAGCCACAATATCCAAACAAAGATTTATCCAGGGAATTAGATGATGAAACTCCTTTAGTAGTATATGCCCCCAAGGAGATACACTACTTTCCATTTGGAGTGATTCCTAAAGGAGCCCCAGTAAATATATTTGCAGTTCTTTCAACCGTTGCTAATGGTCTATTTAAACTCACTGGTAAAACACATGGAAAAGACCCTGTTATTGGTGGTGTCCAGATATTAGGAGAACTGGGAATTAAAAGTAAAGAAGTGGTCAAAATCTTAAAAATAGCACTTGAGGACAATAATGAAGGGGTAAAACAGTCAGCAGATGAGGCACTTAAAAAATTGGGCATTAAATGA
- a CDS encoding FHA domain-containing protein, producing the protein MICAFCKADIESDSFYCDQCGQEILVCPKCNKPGKGKVCTQDGTSLVTAKSLSSTAKVGVGGPQLPPAPAGELHLINRTLNLDIKITKDALIGRLYGDFVDIFGKYDTVSGRHLKIVFDPQKGWLATDLGSTNGTKYNNLPLVPNQPQVLADKSYLQIANIEFFIEIKKPTPTTGTRRI; encoded by the coding sequence ATGATATGTGCCTTTTGTAAAGCCGATATTGAGAGTGATTCCTTCTATTGTGACCAGTGTGGACAGGAAATTTTAGTCTGTCCAAAGTGTAATAAACCGGGCAAGGGCAAGGTTTGTACACAGGATGGGACTTCTCTTGTAACAGCAAAAAGTCTTTCTTCAACTGCAAAAGTTGGGGTGGGTGGTCCGCAATTACCACCTGCACCCGCTGGTGAATTGCATTTAATAAATAGAACCCTTAATCTTGATATTAAAATCACAAAAGATGCCTTAATCGGCAGACTATATGGAGATTTTGTGGACATATTTGGAAAATATGATACAGTTTCAGGCAGACACCTCAAAATCGTTTTTGACCCGCAGAAGGGCTGGCTTGCCACGGATTTAGGCTCAACTAATGGCACAAAGTATAATAATTTACCTTTAGTTCCCAATCAACCACAAGTTCTCGCTGATAAATCATATCTACAAATTGCCAATATAGAATTTTTTATAGAAATTAAAAAACCAACACCAACGACTGGGACCAGGAGGATATAA